From the genome of Rhodohalobacter sp. SW132, one region includes:
- the rpsU gene encoding 30S ribosomal protein S21 translates to MIGVNVKDNESIDRAINRFKKMVTRSRLLNEYKDRQQYTKPSEERREALKKSVREERRRQRENY, encoded by the coding sequence ATGATAGGAGTTAACGTAAAAGATAACGAAAGCATTGACCGCGCAATTAACCGCTTCAAAAAGATGGTTACACGCTCAAGGCTTTTGAACGAGTATAAAGATCGCCAGCAGTACACCAAACCTTCCGAAGAGCGCCGTGAAGCGCTTAAGAAGAGTGTACGGGAAGAGCGTCGCCGTCAAAGAGAGAATTACTAA
- the radA gene encoding DNA repair protein RadA, whose translation MAKAKVTFICSNCEYRSPKWLGVCPSCNEWHTFEEKVEEKKTQQKNKADISRESGSDEAVPLTSVEESEHSRQPTGIEELDRVLGGGIVAGSFMLLGGDPGIGKSTLMLQLAKARPDWPILYVAGEESPSQIKQRAERLGVTGDKLYIYSSSNIDSIIAQTRKLKPALLVIDSIQTVYSSNLTSLPGSVQQVRECSAMLQQLAKREGFSTMMIGHVTKDGEIAGPKILEHMVDTVLYFEGNQSQFHRLLRSVKNRFGPAQEVGVFEMKQDGLAEVPNPSELFLSDLDTTISGNCITCVMEGSRPILIEVQALVTASNYSTPQRTANGFDQRRLSLLIAVLEKRGGISFAGQDVYLNIAGGLKISDPAADLAVIAALSSSIKDHPIRKNAVFIGEVGLGGEIRSVRFREQRIREAEKMGIKSVVAPPGQVSVQSNIELVERAYISQIDK comes from the coding sequence ATGGCGAAGGCAAAAGTTACGTTCATTTGCAGCAATTGCGAGTATCGGTCTCCGAAATGGCTTGGTGTATGTCCATCCTGCAATGAATGGCATACGTTCGAAGAGAAAGTGGAAGAGAAAAAGACTCAACAGAAAAACAAAGCGGATATCAGCCGTGAAAGTGGAAGCGATGAAGCTGTACCGCTGACCTCCGTTGAGGAGAGTGAGCACAGCCGGCAGCCTACAGGTATCGAGGAACTCGACCGGGTGCTGGGCGGCGGAATTGTAGCCGGCTCGTTTATGCTGCTGGGCGGCGATCCCGGTATCGGGAAAAGTACATTGATGCTGCAGCTCGCAAAAGCACGTCCCGATTGGCCGATTTTATACGTAGCCGGAGAGGAGTCACCGTCACAAATTAAGCAGCGTGCTGAACGCCTCGGGGTAACAGGAGATAAACTCTACATCTACTCCAGTTCAAACATCGATTCCATCATCGCGCAAACGCGAAAATTAAAACCCGCGTTACTGGTCATCGATTCCATTCAAACCGTTTACAGTTCCAACCTGACATCCCTGCCGGGATCGGTGCAGCAGGTACGGGAATGTTCAGCAATGCTTCAGCAGCTGGCGAAACGCGAAGGATTTTCAACGATGATGATTGGCCACGTTACAAAAGATGGTGAGATAGCCGGACCGAAAATCCTGGAACACATGGTAGATACGGTTCTTTATTTTGAAGGAAACCAGAGCCAGTTTCACCGGCTGCTTCGAAGTGTGAAAAACCGGTTTGGCCCGGCGCAGGAAGTTGGTGTTTTTGAGATGAAACAGGATGGGCTGGCAGAAGTGCCGAATCCATCGGAGCTATTTCTTTCAGATTTGGATACAACGATCAGTGGAAATTGTATCACCTGCGTAATGGAGGGTTCACGGCCGATTTTGATTGAAGTACAGGCGCTGGTAACGGCCAGTAATTACAGCACACCGCAGCGAACCGCAAACGGATTTGACCAAAGACGGCTTTCACTTTTGATTGCTGTTCTGGAAAAAAGGGGAGGGATTTCATTTGCCGGGCAGGACGTATACCTGAATATTGCGGGCGGACTGAAAATCTCAGATCCCGCGGCTGACCTTGCCGTTATAGCAGCACTTTCTTCCAGTATTAAGGATCATCCAATCCGGAAGAATGCAGTATTTATCGGTGAGGTGGGACTCGGAGGAGAGATTCGAAGCGTGCGGTTCAGAGAGCAGAGAATACGGGAGGCTGAAAAAATGGGAATTAAATCAGTTGTTGCGCCTCCCGGTCAAGTGTCGGTTCAATCGAATATAGAGCTGGTGGAACGAGCCTATATCTCGCAGATCGACAAGTAA
- a CDS encoding lysylphosphatidylglycerol synthase transmembrane domain-containing protein, which translates to MSATDTHNEGASSGSLISFKYLAISIALSVISMGIVIYITYTPGVLNHLAPKRLPGLFIAIGVMLLKVYFSAAKLRYLADKEIGWMACFRVALTWDFASAVTPSTIGGAPVATYAMTREGIRLGKSSAIVLYGVLLDQFWYALAVPILLLAGFYYQVLPPEIGFVGNLTMVLIYTGLLLYGGFLTYGLMVNPSSMKKVVNWIFKWPFLNRYSTRMSAEAENLEGYSYELRKKPLKFFMKAFFFSTMSWLCRVALPVIVILSLLPGPEVLLVLRSLAMNLAFLIIPTPGGSGGVEGLFAIFLGPLIDRTSFVGLAVFAWRIITYYISIGLGIIATAWYVNHKVAEAKGASKEISNEREAQ; encoded by the coding sequence TTGTCAGCCACAGACACACATAACGAAGGAGCGTCAAGCGGCAGCCTGATATCTTTTAAATATCTTGCTATCTCCATTGCGCTGAGTGTCATCAGTATGGGGATTGTAATTTATATCACCTACACTCCAGGTGTTCTCAACCATCTTGCCCCGAAGCGCCTGCCGGGACTGTTTATCGCCATCGGCGTGATGCTTTTGAAAGTTTATTTCTCTGCCGCAAAGCTTCGCTATTTAGCGGATAAAGAGATCGGTTGGATGGCATGTTTTCGCGTTGCACTCACATGGGATTTTGCATCAGCCGTTACTCCGTCAACAATCGGCGGGGCGCCGGTTGCAACGTACGCTATGACCCGTGAGGGGATCAGGCTGGGAAAATCATCAGCGATTGTACTCTACGGGGTACTGCTTGATCAGTTCTGGTATGCACTTGCGGTTCCTATTTTGCTGCTTGCGGGTTTCTATTACCAGGTTTTACCGCCCGAAATCGGGTTTGTTGGAAATCTGACTATGGTTTTGATTTATACCGGCCTGCTTCTCTACGGCGGATTTCTAACATACGGTTTGATGGTCAATCCCTCGTCGATGAAAAAGGTCGTTAACTGGATTTTTAAATGGCCATTTCTGAACCGCTATTCAACCAGGATGAGTGCAGAGGCCGAGAACCTGGAGGGCTACTCCTACGAATTACGGAAGAAACCGCTGAAATTCTTTATGAAGGCGTTTTTCTTTTCAACCATGAGCTGGCTTTGCCGCGTTGCGCTGCCGGTAATTGTGATACTAAGCCTGCTGCCCGGTCCCGAGGTTTTACTGGTGCTCCGCAGCCTGGCGATGAACCTCGCCTTCCTCATCATTCCAACCCCCGGCGGTTCCGGCGGAGTTGAAGGATTGTTCGCAATTTTTCTCGGACCGCTGATCGACCGTACCTCCTTTGTGGGACTTGCTGTTTTTGCCTGGAGAATCATCACATATTATATAAGTATTGGTTTGGGAATTATTGCTACAGCCTGGTATGTAAATCATAAAGTGGCTGAGGCGAAAGGGGCGTCCAAAGAAATCAGCAATGAACGGGAGGCTCAATAG
- a CDS encoding class I fructose-bisphosphate aldolase, with the protein MALAISGIEELLGKDADSLLSHVCKTISKDDLHLPTDSYVDSVWYHSDRNNRVLGNLQRLFNHGRLSGTGYLSILPVDQGIEHSAGASFAKNPAYFDPENIVELAIEGGCNAVASTFGVLASVSRKYAHKIPFLVKINHNELLTFPNTYDQIMFGSIDKAYDMGAAAVGATIYFGSEESSRQIVEVARAFEYAHELGMATVLWCYTRNSAFKVNGTDYHSSADLTGQANHIGATIGADIVKQKLPANNGGFKALNTGDSSYGKLDERIYSELTSDNLIDLTRYQVANGYMGRAGLINSGGASGKDDFAAAVKTAVINKRAGGMGLISGRKAFQRPMDEGVKLLNFIQDVYLNDEITIA; encoded by the coding sequence ATGGCACTTGCGATATCCGGAATTGAAGAACTTTTAGGAAAAGACGCTGACTCACTTCTGAGCCACGTTTGTAAAACCATTTCAAAAGATGACCTTCATCTTCCAACCGACTCATACGTAGACAGCGTGTGGTATCACTCCGACAGAAATAACCGTGTTCTGGGAAACCTTCAGCGATTGTTTAATCACGGAAGACTATCCGGTACAGGATATCTCTCCATTCTGCCCGTAGACCAGGGAATTGAACATAGTGCCGGCGCTTCGTTTGCCAAAAATCCCGCATACTTTGATCCCGAAAATATTGTGGAGCTGGCTATTGAGGGCGGTTGTAACGCTGTTGCTTCAACCTTTGGCGTTCTTGCATCCGTATCGAGAAAGTATGCTCATAAAATTCCATTTCTTGTAAAAATCAACCATAACGAACTGCTCACATTTCCGAATACTTACGATCAGATTATGTTCGGTTCGATTGATAAGGCGTACGATATGGGCGCTGCCGCTGTGGGAGCAACCATCTATTTCGGTTCTGAAGAGTCGAGCCGGCAGATTGTGGAAGTTGCCCGTGCATTTGAATATGCTCATGAACTGGGTATGGCAACCGTACTTTGGTGCTACACTCGAAACTCCGCATTTAAAGTGAACGGAACTGATTATCACTCATCTGCTGATCTTACGGGCCAGGCAAACCACATAGGAGCTACGATTGGCGCTGATATTGTGAAGCAGAAATTGCCAGCTAACAACGGCGGATTCAAAGCACTGAATACCGGCGACTCATCATACGGAAAGCTGGATGAGCGGATTTATTCTGAGCTTACATCCGATAACCTGATTGACCTCACCCGGTACCAGGTCGCAAATGGCTATATGGGCAGAGCAGGACTCATTAACTCGGGTGGAGCATCCGGTAAAGACGATTTTGCAGCTGCTGTAAAAACTGCCGTAATCAACAAACGTGCCGGCGGCATGGGGCTGATCAGTGGCCGTAAAGCTTTTCAGCGCCCAATGGATGAGGGTGTAAAACTTCTCAATTTCATTCAGGATGTATATCTCAATGATGAGATTACAATAGCCTGA
- the dusB gene encoding tRNA dihydrouridine synthase DusB, whose protein sequence is MKINDIILPDNALFLAPMEDVTDSPFRQICKEKGADMVYTEFISSEAIIRDSDIAMHKMSFEEAERPFGIQIFGGREEAMEGATKVAKANGPDLIDINFGCPVYKIVKKGAGSACLKDLDMMERMAGTVVDAAGDTPVTVKTRLGWDDSTIRIREVGLMLQSVGVKALTVHARTRCQKYKGDARWEYLKHLKDTPGLDIPIIGNGDADSPLAVKRMLDETGVDGVMIGRGAIGNPWIFEQSKHYLATGELLPEPTIDERIELCAHQLRLSVDHHGEQYGVIIMKKHYGKYLKGIRNGKKLRAAIMDEKEMQTILEKLYNFSKEELYAIA, encoded by the coding sequence ATGAAGATCAACGATATCATACTACCAGATAACGCATTATTCCTGGCCCCTATGGAGGATGTTACCGATTCTCCCTTCCGGCAGATTTGCAAAGAGAAAGGTGCGGATATGGTGTATACGGAGTTCATTAGCTCCGAAGCGATCATCCGTGATTCAGATATTGCGATGCATAAAATGTCGTTCGAAGAGGCAGAACGCCCGTTTGGAATCCAGATTTTTGGCGGACGTGAAGAAGCGATGGAGGGCGCCACAAAAGTGGCAAAAGCTAACGGGCCCGACCTGATCGACATAAACTTCGGATGTCCTGTTTATAAGATCGTAAAAAAAGGCGCCGGGTCAGCCTGTCTGAAAGATTTGGATATGATGGAGCGAATGGCCGGTACAGTTGTGGATGCTGCCGGAGATACGCCGGTTACGGTAAAAACACGCCTGGGCTGGGACGATTCAACGATTCGAATTCGTGAAGTCGGACTGATGCTTCAAAGTGTTGGCGTGAAAGCTCTTACAGTTCACGCCCGAACCCGCTGCCAGAAATACAAAGGTGATGCCCGCTGGGAATACCTGAAACATCTGAAAGATACGCCAGGGCTCGATATTCCGATTATCGGTAATGGAGATGCCGATTCCCCGCTGGCTGTTAAACGAATGCTGGACGAAACCGGTGTTGATGGTGTGATGATCGGTCGCGGTGCGATCGGAAATCCGTGGATTTTTGAACAGAGCAAACACTATCTCGCAACTGGCGAACTTCTGCCGGAACCCACAATTGATGAACGTATAGAGTTGTGTGCTCATCAGCTCCGACTCTCCGTTGACCACCACGGCGAACAGTACGGCGTAATTATCATGAAAAAACACTACGGAAAATACCTCAAGGGAATCCGTAACGGGAAAAAATTGCGCGCTGCGATCATGGATGAAAAAGAGATGCAAACGATCCTTGAAAAGCTTTACAACTTTAGTAAAGAAGAGCTTTACGCGATAGCTTAG
- a CDS encoding carboxypeptidase regulatory-like domain-containing protein: MIPFKKILFLILVVFLSFVLLQSCDTTSSSSDYEPITVTGIVSDSQHEPIEDAIVRIINPAPEKVTTTNEFGKYSFELKVDSTTAYTIEVRKEGYIIENNEFIAIVERNVELPAFRLSTVNEGGDNDGEGDPPPEVVGEAASIFLESVSATDIGVMSTGQREDAQLVFQVVDEFGNPLVNSNSVDVSFRVGDHPDEDLNLSSETVRTNENGQASVTVTSGKISGTVQIIAEFEREDGTVRDSQPVRIVIHAGLPSQDHFTIVLDERNKTSNRADEVTVEVLVGDKYGNAVADETAIYFTTNGGFIYGSSFTNGGRAASPLTIGNPIPLNGIATITASTTGENEQSVSASTNMIFSGSPNISVTPETFNIANAEDQQFDYSVTDSNGNPMEPGTNISVTVEGNEIDVLGDVDISVGTPNAIFSNLSELTEYSFIIDDAEPDEINDTPVYITIEVDGPNGSARKTITGRKAKIQP; this comes from the coding sequence ATGATTCCTTTCAAAAAAATTCTCTTTTTAATACTTGTTGTATTTTTATCTTTTGTGCTGCTGCAATCATGTGATACTACTTCATCATCATCAGATTACGAACCGATTACTGTGACTGGAATTGTATCTGATTCTCAGCATGAGCCTATCGAAGATGCTATTGTACGCATTATTAATCCCGCACCTGAAAAGGTAACTACCACCAACGAATTCGGGAAATACTCTTTTGAATTGAAGGTTGATTCCACTACGGCTTATACTATTGAAGTTCGTAAGGAAGGTTATATTATTGAAAATAATGAATTTATAGCTATTGTTGAACGTAATGTGGAACTCCCAGCCTTTCGACTTTCTACTGTCAATGAAGGTGGTGATAATGATGGAGAAGGCGATCCGCCTCCTGAAGTTGTAGGCGAAGCAGCTTCAATTTTTCTCGAATCTGTATCAGCAACTGATATAGGTGTTATGTCGACAGGTCAAAGAGAAGACGCTCAACTTGTATTTCAGGTTGTTGATGAATTTGGCAATCCACTCGTTAATAGCAATTCAGTGGATGTTTCCTTCAGGGTGGGAGATCATCCTGATGAAGATTTAAACTTAAGTTCAGAAACTGTAAGAACAAATGAGAACGGTCAAGCATCTGTAACTGTAACCAGTGGTAAAATTTCTGGCACCGTTCAGATTATTGCAGAATTCGAAAGAGAAGATGGTACAGTTAGAGATTCCCAACCGGTTCGAATAGTTATACACGCTGGTCTACCTAGTCAGGATCATTTTACAATTGTATTAGATGAACGAAACAAAACAAGCAACAGAGCTGATGAAGTTACCGTAGAAGTTCTGGTTGGAGACAAATATGGAAATGCTGTGGCTGACGAAACGGCCATATATTTCACAACAAATGGCGGTTTCATATACGGATCATCCTTTACTAACGGTGGTCGTGCTGCATCGCCGTTAACGATTGGTAATCCAATACCTTTAAATGGAATAGCTACAATTACTGCATCAACAACAGGAGAAAATGAACAGTCGGTTTCTGCTTCAACAAATATGATTTTTTCCGGTTCGCCCAATATTTCAGTTACCCCGGAAACATTTAACATCGCAAATGCTGAAGATCAGCAGTTTGATTATTCAGTAACTGATTCAAACGGCAATCCTATGGAACCAGGAACAAATATTTCTGTAACTGTTGAGGGGAATGAAATCGATGTACTTGGTGATGTAGATATTTCAGTAGGAACACCAAACGCCATCTTCAGTAACCTATCTGAGCTAACAGAATACTCATTTATCATTGATGATGCAGAACCGGATGAGATAAATGATACTCCTGTCTATATAACAATTGAAGTGGACGGTCCTAATGGATCTGCCCGAAAAACAATCACTGGCCGTAAAGCAAAAATACAGCCTTAA
- a CDS encoding GxxExxY protein, with translation MIENELSKHVLDICFNIHRGLGPGLFESVYEEVLCHELECSGFEYQRQNPIPVYWKDKKMGVGFVADVIIENKLIIELKSVQLLAPVHYKQLLTYLKLTNLKLGLLINFNEELLKTGIKRIVNRL, from the coding sequence ATGATCGAGAATGAACTTTCAAAACACGTACTTGATATCTGTTTTAATATACACCGTGGTTTGGGGCCTGGTTTGTTTGAGTCTGTTTATGAAGAAGTACTGTGTCACGAACTGGAGTGTTCCGGGTTTGAATATCAACGGCAAAATCCGATACCCGTATACTGGAAAGATAAAAAAATGGGTGTTGGGTTTGTTGCTGATGTAATTATTGAAAATAAATTGATAATCGAATTAAAATCAGTTCAGCTATTGGCACCCGTACACTACAAACAGTTGTTGACATATTTGAAGCTGACCAATCTGAAACTTGGTCTTTTAATTAACTTCAACGAAGAACTGTTAAAAACAGGAATCAAACGAATCGTTAACAGACTTTAA
- the ade gene encoding adenine deaminase: MTSIQGTILDPLQNRTYHGTIHIKEGFIQSIDEKPDLPGNGTYIAPGFVDSHIHIESSMLIPSEFARLALRHGTVATVSDPHEIANVCGMDGVEFMIENGEKVPLKFFFGAPSCVPATPFETAGAQLTPADVAKLLDRDDIHYLAEMMNWPGVLNGDPEVLEKIQAAQEREKPVDGHAPGLTGDQAHAYASAGISTDHECFTIGEARDKIAAGMMIAIREGSAAKNYNALHPLLKESPANIMFCSDDKHPDDLMEGHINILAERSLRLGYPLFDTLRACSVHAVQHYNLNVGLLQAGDPADFVIMDDPDTMHISETWIDGKCVYKDGEVLFDRPKSRIINHFVPRQISESEIKARTDQPDGTADFPVIVARDGELITEKSVEKLKISSGEILADSSRDILKITVVNRYRNEEPAVGFIKNFGIKNGAIASSVAHDSHNIIAVGSSDEHLASVINQVMDAKGGVAVSDDSGSDLLSLPVGGIMTDRPGDEVGLHYKKLTQRAKDLGSTLHSPFMTISFMALLVIPKLKMSDMGLFDAEKFEFI; the protein is encoded by the coding sequence ATGACCTCTATTCAAGGAACTATTCTCGACCCTCTTCAAAACCGTACTTATCATGGTACCATACATATAAAGGAAGGTTTCATTCAATCGATTGATGAGAAGCCCGATCTTCCTGGAAACGGCACTTACATCGCTCCCGGATTTGTGGATTCCCACATTCACATCGAGAGCTCCATGCTGATCCCCTCCGAATTTGCACGGCTGGCGCTGCGTCACGGTACGGTTGCAACCGTTTCCGATCCGCATGAAATTGCCAATGTCTGCGGCATGGATGGTGTGGAGTTTATGATTGAAAACGGGGAAAAAGTGCCTCTTAAGTTTTTCTTTGGCGCGCCTTCATGTGTTCCGGCTACTCCGTTTGAAACGGCCGGTGCCCAGCTCACTCCTGCTGATGTTGCCAAACTATTAGACCGGGATGACATCCACTATCTTGCCGAAATGATGAACTGGCCCGGCGTTCTGAACGGTGATCCCGAGGTACTGGAAAAAATCCAGGCAGCACAGGAACGGGAGAAACCAGTGGATGGTCACGCTCCCGGACTCACAGGCGATCAGGCACACGCTTACGCATCGGCCGGAATTTCAACCGATCACGAATGTTTCACCATCGGGGAGGCACGTGATAAAATTGCAGCCGGGATGATGATAGCCATTCGTGAAGGCAGTGCTGCAAAAAATTACAACGCCCTCCACCCTCTCCTGAAGGAATCGCCCGCCAATATCATGTTCTGCTCAGATGATAAACACCCGGATGATCTCATGGAAGGTCATATCAATATACTTGCTGAGCGGTCGCTCCGTCTCGGATATCCTCTGTTTGATACACTCCGGGCCTGTTCCGTTCACGCCGTTCAGCACTACAATCTGAATGTTGGCCTGCTTCAGGCCGGCGATCCCGCCGATTTTGTGATTATGGATGATCCCGATACCATGCACATCTCCGAAACATGGATCGACGGCAAGTGTGTCTATAAAGATGGTGAAGTTCTTTTCGACAGGCCGAAAAGCAGAATCATTAATCATTTTGTACCGCGACAGATTTCTGAATCCGAGATCAAAGCGAGGACGGATCAACCCGACGGAACTGCTGACTTTCCCGTGATTGTTGCCCGCGATGGCGAACTGATCACCGAAAAAAGCGTGGAAAAGCTGAAGATATCCAGTGGCGAAATTTTGGCGGATTCTTCACGTGATATCCTGAAAATTACTGTGGTAAATCGATACCGGAATGAAGAACCGGCCGTCGGTTTTATCAAAAACTTCGGAATAAAAAACGGGGCTATCGCGTCATCGGTAGCGCACGATTCTCACAATATCATCGCGGTGGGTTCAAGTGATGAGCACCTTGCGAGCGTTATCAACCAGGTGATGGATGCAAAAGGCGGAGTTGCGGTGTCTGATGATTCAGGCAGTGACCTGCTTTCGCTGCCGGTGGGCGGTATCATGACCGACCGGCCGGGCGATGAAGTAGGCCTGCACTACAAAAAACTGACTCAACGGGCTAAAGACCTTGGAAGCACTCTTCATTCCCCGTTTATGACGATCTCTTTTATGGCACTGCTCGTCATTCCAAAACTCAAAATGAGCGACATGGGCTTGTTTGACGCCGAAAAATTTGAGTTTATTTGA
- the argJ gene encoding bifunctional glutamate N-acetyltransferase/amino-acid acetyltransferase ArgJ, whose amino-acid sequence MIQNLTDVRGIKAWGAHMGIKSKRRDLALIYSERPASAAAVFTQNLVCAEPIKLSRKHIKDGIIQAIVINSGNANACTGKKGWEGAVAMAETTAAELGIPVESVLVASTGLIGEPFPTEKVLKGIKESAAKLSDRQVAGSLAANAILTTDTFAKEGFDSFEIDGVTVNMAGIAKGSGMIHPDMATMLGFIICDIAITPKLLDEALREAVNKTFNMITVDGDTSTNDMVSIICNGLAENEEITEKNENYRIFLDHLTKLCKHLAMMIVSDGEGSTKLVEYRVEGAKTEEGARKIVRTISDSNLVKTAIFGTDPNWGRIFAAAGRAGVPFDPDKVDLFFGSGRAVQILDKGQPTDHSREEVKKEMKTSTITVTLVLNDGDADAVGWGSDLSYEYVRINAEYTT is encoded by the coding sequence ATGATTCAAAATCTTACTGATGTTCGCGGAATTAAAGCGTGGGGCGCCCATATGGGGATTAAATCAAAACGGCGGGATCTTGCCCTGATCTATTCGGAGCGTCCCGCTTCGGCAGCAGCTGTGTTTACCCAAAACCTGGTTTGCGCCGAGCCGATCAAGCTGAGCCGGAAACATATCAAAGATGGCATCATCCAGGCGATTGTGATCAACTCCGGCAATGCCAACGCCTGTACAGGTAAAAAAGGGTGGGAAGGAGCTGTTGCGATGGCCGAAACCACGGCGGCAGAACTCGGAATTCCCGTTGAATCGGTTCTCGTGGCATCCACCGGTTTGATTGGCGAGCCGTTTCCCACGGAAAAAGTTCTGAAAGGAATCAAAGAGAGCGCGGCTAAATTATCGGACCGCCAGGTTGCCGGATCTCTTGCTGCCAACGCCATTTTAACAACCGACACTTTTGCAAAGGAAGGATTTGATTCGTTTGAAATTGACGGCGTTACCGTAAATATGGCGGGAATTGCGAAAGGATCCGGAATGATCCATCCCGACATGGCCACCATGCTTGGATTTATTATCTGCGATATTGCCATCACCCCAAAACTGCTGGATGAGGCGCTGCGAGAAGCGGTGAATAAAACTTTCAACATGATTACAGTGGATGGAGATACATCCACGAATGATATGGTCTCCATTATCTGCAACGGATTGGCGGAGAATGAAGAAATCACCGAAAAAAATGAAAATTACCGCATTTTTCTTGACCATCTCACAAAACTCTGCAAGCATCTTGCGATGATGATTGTATCCGATGGCGAAGGTTCAACAAAGCTTGTTGAGTACCGGGTAGAAGGAGCCAAAACCGAGGAGGGTGCACGTAAAATTGTCCGCACCATTTCCGACTCCAATCTTGTGAAAACTGCAATTTTTGGAACCGATCCGAACTGGGGACGTATCTTTGCGGCTGCCGGACGGGCGGGTGTTCCGTTTGATCCCGATAAAGTGGATCTCTTTTTCGGTTCAGGCCGGGCCGTGCAAATTCTTGATAAAGGCCAGCCCACCGATCACAGCCGGGAAGAGGTGAAAAAAGAGATGAAAACATCTACCATCACCGTCACGCTGGTGCTGAATGATGGGGATGCCGATGCGGTGGGATGGGGATCTGATCTCTCCTACGAATACGTGCGAATTAACGCTGAGTACACAACCTGA
- the argC gene encoding N-acetyl-gamma-glutamyl-phosphate reductase, protein MTKGSTKKNIERRKKSKFRVGVVGATGYTGVELIRLLILHPDVRLEVITSESKAGKSIAEIHPSLDGIVKLELQKMETISDHDLDLVFLALPHRVSMDFVKEYGLDKFRIVDLSGDFRLKSAKLYEKWYEKKHVCPDYLKKSVYGMPELNRDDIRNSDLVANPGCYPTSTILALLPLVAQKLIDTSSVIIDSKSGVTGAGASPKTFTHFPNQFGNFFAYGLKSHRHTPEIETILGTVTDAELKVQFTPHLLPIDRGILTTTYSTPVKPVNEEIVRDAYLNHFEKEHFVRVLDQPPSVKNVRGSNFCDVYATYDERTNRIITISAIDNLVKGAAGQAVQNMNLMFGLLENTGLKYPPLNP, encoded by the coding sequence ATGACCAAAGGAAGCACAAAGAAGAATATCGAAAGAAGAAAGAAGTCGAAGTTCAGAGTTGGAGTTGTTGGCGCAACAGGATATACCGGTGTGGAGCTGATCCGCCTGCTGATCCTTCATCCCGATGTCAGACTTGAAGTGATCACCTCCGAATCGAAAGCGGGTAAAAGCATCGCTGAAATTCATCCATCACTCGATGGAATCGTAAAACTGGAACTGCAGAAAATGGAAACGATCAGCGATCACGATCTTGATCTCGTTTTCCTGGCACTGCCACACCGTGTTTCGATGGATTTTGTAAAGGAATACGGACTTGATAAATTCAGAATCGTGGACCTTTCCGGGGATTTCAGGCTCAAATCGGCGAAACTGTATGAAAAGTGGTACGAAAAGAAACATGTGTGCCCCGATTACCTGAAAAAATCGGTGTACGGAATGCCCGAACTGAATCGTGATGATATCAGAAACAGCGACCTGGTTGCAAATCCCGGCTGTTACCCAACTTCTACGATCCTGGCACTGCTGCCGCTGGTTGCGCAAAAACTTATCGATACGAGCTCGGTCATTATCGATTCCAAATCGGGAGTGACCGGCGCGGGTGCATCACCAAAAACATTTACCCATTTCCCCAATCAGTTTGGGAATTTCTTCGCATACGGACTGAAATCTCACCGGCACACCCCGGAAATTGAAACAATTTTGGGCACCGTTACGGATGCTGAGCTGAAAGTTCAGTTCACGCCACATCTGCTGCCGATCGACCGGGGGATTTTAACCACAACCTACTCCACTCCGGTAAAGCCGGTCAATGAAGAGATTGTACGCGACGCTTACCTGAATCATTTTGAAAAAGAGCATTTTGTACGCGTGCTGGATCAGCCGCCATCTGTGAAAAATGTGCGGGGATCAAATTTTTGTGATGTCTACGCAACGTATGATGAACGTACGAACCGAATCATCACCATTTCGGCGATTGATAATCTGGTGAAAGGTGCGGCGGGTCAGGCTGTTCAGAATATGAACCTGATGTTTGGGCTGCTCGAAAATACCGGGCTGAAGTATCCGCCCCTGAATCCATAA